A region of Elusimicrobiota bacterium DNA encodes the following proteins:
- a CDS encoding UvrD-helicase domain-containing protein translates to MALSSQLLDTLNPPQREAVTHGEGPLLILAGAGSGKTRVITYRIAHLLSEGVPAWNILAVTFTNKAAAEMRHRVDELVGGTGRGVWISTFHSFCAQFLRVESKVVGLDPHYVIYDNSDQVQVLKEVLRELKLDEKKYKPNQVLNVISRAKDDLLDAESYAIHAMAQNDPFRQMVGTLYNHYQKKMNKANALDFGDLILRTTVALRDSEPLRAKYQARFRHVMVDEYQDTNHAQYLLAKHLVAPPKNLCVVGDDDQSIYAFRGADVRNILEYERDYSGAKVVKLEQNYRSQPILTAAHNVISRNKFRKDKKLWTEKAEGDPVRFQEFADELEEAGFIARESAGYLAAGRRRSDIAVFYRTNAQSRVLEDAFRRENITYTLVGSVRFYERMEVKDVLSYLRVAVNPADSVAVKRIINVPTRGIGKTTVLALEMNAATKGVSFYEAAMDMAQHPETPAGARGNLNKFLDVMKALRAAVPTATASQMVQTVLESAGYWAHWEEQTSSDPEAAHRLDNLQELVNAAKEFEETNEDKTVASFLEKVSLASGLDALKEDGGAVTLMTVHLAKGLEFPVVYVTGLEEGLFPIGESAFDEKELEEERRLAYVAITRARDILTLTAAASRKIYGRSHWNVPSRFVTEAGLIEAPSPRSAPPARAPWGQTPGVFSAPSRGGTNAPIPVGSFDPDEETGVPTPAMSSGPHPLRVGQRVRHPMFGDGKILDKAGTGENVKVTVLFDSGARKQILARYANFEPA, encoded by the coding sequence ATGGCCCTTTCCTCCCAACTGCTGGATACCTTGAACCCTCCCCAACGGGAGGCCGTGACCCATGGCGAGGGCCCCCTTCTGATCCTGGCCGGGGCGGGATCGGGGAAAACCCGCGTCATCACCTACCGCATCGCCCACCTCCTCTCCGAAGGGGTTCCGGCCTGGAACATTCTGGCCGTGACCTTCACCAACAAAGCCGCGGCCGAAATGCGCCATCGGGTCGACGAACTGGTGGGGGGAACCGGGCGCGGCGTGTGGATATCCACCTTCCATTCGTTTTGCGCGCAATTCCTTCGGGTGGAATCCAAGGTCGTGGGGTTGGATCCCCACTACGTCATTTATGACAACAGCGACCAGGTTCAGGTTTTAAAAGAGGTCCTCCGCGAACTGAAACTGGATGAGAAGAAATATAAACCGAACCAAGTGTTGAACGTGATCTCGCGGGCCAAAGACGATCTTTTGGACGCTGAATCCTACGCCATTCACGCCATGGCCCAAAATGACCCCTTCCGTCAAATGGTGGGGACGCTTTATAACCACTATCAAAAAAAGATGAACAAGGCGAATGCCTTGGATTTCGGGGACCTCATCCTCCGCACCACGGTGGCCCTTCGGGATTCGGAACCCCTACGGGCCAAATACCAAGCCCGCTTCCGCCACGTGATGGTGGACGAATACCAGGACACCAACCACGCCCAGTACCTGTTGGCCAAACACCTGGTGGCGCCGCCCAAAAACCTTTGTGTGGTGGGCGATGACGACCAGTCGATTTACGCCTTTCGCGGCGCGGATGTCCGAAACATCCTGGAATACGAACGGGACTATTCCGGGGCGAAGGTTGTTAAACTGGAGCAAAACTATCGCTCCCAACCCATCCTGACGGCCGCCCACAATGTGATCTCCCGCAACAAGTTCCGGAAAGACAAAAAGCTCTGGACGGAAAAGGCGGAGGGGGACCCCGTTCGGTTTCAAGAGTTCGCTGACGAGCTGGAAGAGGCGGGGTTCATCGCGCGGGAATCCGCCGGTTACCTGGCCGCCGGCCGGCGGCGGTCGGACATCGCCGTTTTTTACCGCACCAACGCCCAGTCCCGGGTTTTGGAAGACGCCTTCCGCCGAGAAAACATTACTTATACCTTGGTGGGAAGCGTGCGTTTCTACGAGCGCATGGAAGTCAAAGACGTCCTCTCCTACCTGCGCGTCGCGGTGAATCCCGCCGATTCGGTGGCGGTCAAGCGGATCATCAATGTTCCCACCCGGGGAATCGGGAAAACCACGGTGCTGGCCTTGGAAATGAACGCCGCCACGAAAGGCGTGAGTTTTTATGAAGCGGCCATGGATATGGCCCAACATCCGGAAACCCCCGCCGGAGCCCGGGGAAATTTAAACAAGTTTTTGGATGTCATGAAGGCGCTCCGCGCCGCCGTGCCCACGGCCACCGCCTCCCAAATGGTCCAAACGGTTCTGGAGTCGGCGGGCTACTGGGCCCATTGGGAGGAACAAACCAGTTCCGATCCCGAAGCCGCCCATCGCTTGGACAACCTACAGGAACTGGTGAACGCCGCCAAGGAGTTCGAGGAGACCAACGAAGACAAGACCGTGGCGTCCTTTCTGGAAAAGGTCTCCCTGGCCTCGGGGTTGGACGCCTTAAAAGAGGACGGGGGCGCCGTGACGCTCATGACCGTCCACCTGGCCAAGGGACTGGAATTTCCCGTGGTCTACGTCACCGGTTTGGAGGAGGGCCTCTTCCCCATCGGAGAATCCGCTTTTGACGAGAAAGAGCTGGAGGAAGAACGGCGCCTGGCCTACGTGGCCATCACCCGCGCCCGCGACATATTGACCCTCACCGCCGCCGCCTCGCGGAAAATCTACGGCCGCTCCCATTGGAACGTTCCGTCCCGTTTTGTGACGGAGGCCGGTTTGATCGAGGCCCCGTCGCCCCGGTCCGCCCCACCGGCCAGGGCCCCTTGGGGTCAAACGCCGGGCGTGTTTTCCGCGCCGTCCCGGGGAGGAACGAACGCGCCGATCCCTGTCGGTTCGTTCGATCCGGACGAGGAAACCGGCGTGCCAACCCCCGCCATGTCCAGCGGTCCCCATCCCCTTCGGGTGGGCCAACGGGTCCGCCACCCCATGTTCGGCGACGGAAAAATTTTGGACAAGGCCGGCACCGGCGAGAACGTGAAAGTCACCGTCCTTTTCGATTCCGGCGCCCGCAAACAAATCCTCGCCCGCTACGCCAACTTCGAACCGGCGTAA
- a CDS encoding TolC family protein — translation MKRFPPIFSFSFAMALSLRAGLCSAEPSGGPITLNKSYALALDQSETIRNLREDITRSQARARASLGGAFPQVRWNWGDTWQDGSGTGGNNFGGFLEKNQVESKFTLEQTLFSGLKEFSAWSGFQKQEARDRWTLRYAELQLFDRVAGAFYDVVGLEAALENSETSVALAGDRTKELKSFLRLGKSREGEVFSAESQLAALNAIRVRLRGQIRVARENLSFLVGQEIGSIPLEDSLDGTTSETLPAFLSQAEKRPDLEAQRQEVLAQHLRVRYEKGSFWPTAGLRGNYYTQRPAFFEPIDWDLLLSLSVPLYQGGTVSARVKEAKSGLEQAQQTLGHMERQVRTDVKKSFESWTASREEAQALEEAYGASQKSYEAQRREYRLGLVTNLDVLNAMNLMQAAKRAWIDARVEVKRRYVALIISTGALP, via the coding sequence ATGAAACGCTTTCCCCCCATCTTCTCCTTCTCTTTCGCCATGGCCTTATCCCTCCGGGCGGGCCTTTGTTCCGCCGAACCGTCGGGCGGACCCATCACCTTGAATAAAAGTTACGCCCTGGCCCTGGACCAAAGCGAAACCATCCGAAACCTGCGGGAGGACATCACTCGATCCCAGGCCCGGGCCCGGGCCTCCTTGGGCGGGGCTTTTCCCCAGGTCCGTTGGAATTGGGGGGACACCTGGCAGGACGGGAGCGGAACAGGAGGAAACAACTTCGGCGGATTTTTGGAGAAAAACCAGGTGGAATCCAAATTCACCCTGGAACAAACCCTGTTTTCCGGACTCAAAGAATTTTCCGCCTGGTCCGGTTTCCAAAAACAGGAGGCCCGGGACCGCTGGACCCTCCGTTACGCGGAATTGCAACTTTTCGATCGGGTGGCCGGGGCCTTCTATGACGTCGTGGGACTGGAGGCCGCGTTGGAAAACTCCGAAACTTCCGTCGCCCTCGCCGGGGACCGGACCAAGGAACTCAAGTCTTTTTTGCGGCTCGGGAAGTCCCGGGAAGGCGAGGTTTTTAGCGCGGAATCCCAGTTGGCGGCCCTGAACGCCATCCGGGTCCGGCTCCGGGGACAAATCCGGGTGGCCCGGGAAAACCTGTCCTTCCTGGTGGGTCAAGAAATCGGATCAATCCCCCTGGAGGACTCGTTGGACGGAACCACCTCCGAAACCCTTCCCGCCTTTTTATCCCAGGCCGAAAAACGGCCGGACCTGGAAGCCCAGCGCCAGGAGGTTTTGGCCCAACACCTCCGGGTTCGCTATGAAAAAGGCTCCTTTTGGCCCACGGCCGGCCTCCGAGGCAACTACTACACCCAACGCCCCGCTTTTTTCGAACCCATCGACTGGGATCTCCTGTTGTCTTTAAGCGTGCCCCTCTACCAGGGCGGCACCGTGAGCGCCCGAGTCAAGGAAGCCAAGTCCGGGCTCGAGCAGGCCCAACAAACCCTGGGCCATATGGAGCGGCAAGTCCGCACCGATGTCAAAAAATCCTTTGAAAGCTGGACCGCTTCCCGGGAAGAGGCCCAGGCGTTGGAAGAAGCCTACGGGGCCTCTCAAAAAAGTTACGAAGCCCAACGGCGAGAATACCGCTTGGGCCTCGTGACGAACCTGGACGTCTTGAACGCCATGAACCTGATGCAGGCGGCCAAACGCGCTTGGATCGACGCGCGGGTGGAAGTGAAGCGGCGCTATGTCGCCCTGATCATCAGCACGGGAGCCCTCCCATGA